One genomic region from Thermoleptolyngbya sichuanensis A183 encodes:
- the tnpC gene encoding IS66 family transposase has protein sequence MVIAQAKSCPHCGVEVDLSMQRLSGIYERIELPRLTPHITRVERYGGTCQCCQKAYEAPVPVGLEPGSPFGTSVASLVTYLRYSHAISYQQLSHLMGDLYGLKLSEGAIANLLQRVQGQLETPIAKIVERLRSARLVGRDETGARVNGKNQWEWVFQNDQVCLHGIRPTRGKTVIDTVMAGHQPQIWVSDLFSAQAAHPAQDWQVCLAHQLRDCQYAIDAGDDLFAPRMKRLLLKAIALQRRRQILATSTVEQYCARLRGSLRELLNLQPKSVEGQRLLKRYQKIRAHLLLFLTDEAIPPTNNASEQALRWSVIFRKVTNGFRSDWGAELFAQVRSLVNTAKRQGISAFDAISRALTSHQFDWLLG, from the coding sequence GTGGTGATAGCCCAAGCTAAAAGCTGTCCCCACTGTGGGGTCGAAGTTGACTTATCAATGCAGCGATTGAGTGGGATTTACGAGCGCATTGAATTGCCCCGATTGACCCCTCACATCACCCGAGTTGAACGCTACGGTGGGACTTGTCAGTGTTGCCAAAAGGCGTATGAGGCTCCGGTTCCAGTCGGATTAGAGCCAGGGTCTCCCTTTGGTACGAGTGTTGCGAGTCTAGTCACCTATCTACGCTACAGCCATGCGATCAGCTACCAACAGTTGAGCCACTTGATGGGCGACCTTTACGGTCTAAAGCTGTCGGAAGGAGCCATTGCCAATCTCTTGCAACGGGTGCAGGGGCAGCTAGAAACTCCAATTGCCAAGATCGTGGAACGTTTACGCAGTGCTCGGCTAGTTGGTAGGGATGAAACCGGGGCGCGGGTGAATGGGAAAAACCAGTGGGAATGGGTGTTTCAAAACGACCAGGTGTGTCTGCATGGGATTCGTCCCACTCGTGGCAAAACGGTCATTGATACCGTGATGGCTGGGCATCAACCGCAGATTTGGGTGTCTGACTTATTCAGTGCTCAGGCAGCCCATCCGGCCCAAGACTGGCAAGTATGTCTAGCGCATCAACTGCGTGATTGTCAGTATGCGATTGATGCAGGGGATGATTTGTTTGCGCCCCGGATGAAACGGCTGTTGCTCAAAGCCATCGCCTTGCAACGGCGACGACAGATCCTTGCCACCTCGACCGTCGAACAGTATTGCGCTCGATTGCGTGGGTCACTCCGAGAGCTTCTCAACTTGCAGCCCAAATCAGTCGAGGGACAAAGGTTGCTCAAACGCTATCAGAAGATTCGCGCTCATCTGTTACTGTTTCTGACCGATGAGGCAATCCCGCCGACTAATAATGCGAGTGAACAGGCGTTGCGCTGGAGTGTAATCTTTCGCAAGGTGACCAACGGATTCCGCTCAGACTGGGGAGCAGAGTTATTCGCTCAGGTGCGTTCGCTGGTCAATACTGCAAAGCGTCAGGGCATTTCTGCCTTTGATGCCATTTCTCGTGCCCTTACCTCACATCAGTTCGATTGGCTATTGGGTTGA
- a CDS encoding DUF4079 domain-containing protein — protein MSVEDIATLLHPAIAVFFVFPLIGAVVYFAWQTRQRRLQLVAGDKSKIPPIVGPDHFKLGKWLSASVVGITLLGMAQPIYKKLVLDSGNWAANSTRFYLILGFFIATIAALVFLYRAASLNPQTAWFWRALFAMLTGLGMWIIGFQKFQAGDGNLYDLVFRRDFEWQVSHFYYGMIAAMLMIFSLAIAPDIYSRDKEKALTWRRVHTALNTIALLFFVGQALTGPRDLLEIPLSWQKSYVEQLYIQNCQTQPCQVQASPAEEAP, from the coding sequence ATGAGTGTTGAAGATATCGCTACACTGCTGCATCCGGCGATCGCCGTTTTCTTTGTGTTCCCCCTGATTGGTGCGGTGGTGTACTTTGCCTGGCAAACCCGTCAGCGCCGCTTACAGCTTGTTGCCGGAGACAAGAGCAAGATTCCGCCCATCGTCGGCCCCGACCATTTCAAGCTGGGCAAATGGCTGAGCGCTTCTGTCGTGGGCATCACGCTGCTGGGCATGGCGCAGCCGATTTACAAAAAGCTCGTGCTAGACAGCGGCAATTGGGCGGCAAATTCCACCCGGTTTTACCTAATTCTGGGATTCTTTATCGCCACTATCGCCGCACTGGTGTTTCTCTATCGCGCTGCCTCGCTGAATCCGCAAACTGCCTGGTTCTGGCGGGCCCTGTTTGCTATGCTCACGGGGCTAGGGATGTGGATTATCGGCTTCCAAAAGTTTCAGGCTGGCGACGGAAATTTGTACGATCTTGTTTTTCGGCGCGATTTTGAGTGGCAGGTGTCGCATTTCTACTACGGCATGATCGCCGCCATGCTGATGATTTTTTCGCTGGCGATCGCCCCTGACATCTACAGCCGCGACAAGGAAAAAGCCCTGACCTGGCGTAGAGTCCACACCGCGCTCAATACCATTGCCCTGCTGTTTTTTGTGGGTCAGGCCCTGACTGGCCCCCGCGACCTGCTAGAAATTCCCCTAAGCTGGCAAAAGTCCTACGTCGAGCAGCTTTATATCCAGAATTGCCAGACCCAGCCCTGCCAGGTGCAGGCCTCGCCTGCGGAAGAAGCGCCCTAG
- the accB gene encoding acetyl-CoA carboxylase biotin carboxyl carrier protein, whose protein sequence is MELNFNEILELLSLLNQTDLAEFTLKSSDFELILRKQGKESDRPTVVESVDPARFMPPPVAPVAPIAPAAPPAAPIPSPPSPLATEKLVEITSPIVGTFYSAPAPDEPPFVNVGDRIRNGQTVCIIEAMKIMNEIEAEVNGEIVEILVKNGDSVEFGQVLMRVNPG, encoded by the coding sequence GTGGAATTAAACTTTAATGAGATTCTTGAGCTTCTGTCTCTGCTAAACCAGACCGATTTGGCAGAGTTTACGTTGAAAAGCAGCGATTTTGAGCTGATTTTGCGGAAGCAGGGCAAAGAGAGCGATCGCCCAACGGTTGTCGAATCCGTCGATCCGGCCCGCTTCATGCCGCCCCCGGTTGCCCCGGTCGCGCCCATTGCGCCCGCTGCGCCCCCGGCTGCTCCCATCCCCTCGCCCCCATCCCCCCTGGCCACCGAAAAGCTGGTGGAGATTACCTCGCCAATTGTGGGCACGTTTTACAGCGCCCCTGCGCCGGATGAGCCGCCGTTTGTGAATGTGGGCGATCGCATTCGCAATGGGCAGACGGTGTGCATCATCGAGGCGATGAAAATCATGAACGAAATCGAGGCCGAGGTAAACGGCGAAATCGTCGAAATTTTAGTGAAAAACGGTGACTCGGTAGAATTTGGGCAGGTGTTGATGCGGGTGAATCCTGGCTAA
- the efp gene encoding elongation factor P has translation MISSNDFRPGVSIVLDGSVWRVVEFLHVKPGKGSAFVRTKLKNAQTGNVVERTFRAGETVPQAILEKSVMQHTYKEGDDYVFMDMESYEEGRLTAAQIGDRVKYLKEGMEVNVVRWGDQVMEVELPNSVVLEIIETDPGVKGDTATGGTKPAIVETGAQVMVPLFIAKGERIKIDTRTDTYLGRETS, from the coding sequence ATGATTTCCAGCAACGACTTTCGTCCGGGCGTGAGCATTGTCCTCGATGGTTCTGTATGGCGCGTGGTGGAATTTCTCCATGTCAAGCCTGGTAAGGGGTCGGCGTTTGTGCGGACGAAGCTGAAAAATGCCCAAACAGGCAACGTGGTGGAACGCACCTTCCGCGCCGGAGAAACCGTCCCCCAGGCGATCTTGGAAAAAAGCGTGATGCAGCACACTTATAAAGAGGGTGATGATTACGTCTTTATGGATATGGAGAGCTACGAAGAAGGGCGGCTGACGGCAGCGCAAATTGGCGATCGCGTCAAATATTTGAAAGAGGGCATGGAAGTGAACGTCGTCCGCTGGGGCGACCAGGTGATGGAAGTGGAACTGCCCAACTCCGTCGTTTTGGAAATTATCGAAACAGACCCCGGCGTGAAGGGCGATACAGCGACGGGTGGCACCAAGCCCGCCATTGTGGAGACGGGCGCTCAGGTGATGGTGCCGCTGTTCATTGCCAAGGGCGAGCGCATCAAGATTGACACCCGCACCGATACTTATCTGGGGCGCGAAACCTCGTGA